A genomic region of Phragmites australis chromosome 2, lpPhrAust1.1, whole genome shotgun sequence contains the following coding sequences:
- the LOC133909933 gene encoding uncharacterized protein LOC133909933 codes for MVNTKQSQLTHDQAPQSIFVNAIQCVATDEWQCGRYHRRALPILSVALFLYKLTPSLFADPPPSFDALAPRCTSNPTALAYGFTCSRGAKASPPSRPQPPEPDVGWPLCASCPVRCLCVLLQTGWRPHLGVSRPCRAAAPQPCVPSSRMQTTAVCCYVCAPCRPMPPFGGDRRGGHRRAPLLSSGWLKHRWPELLAAAMAACMRACMQSKDLVSRLWRL; via the exons ATGGTCAACACAAAACAAAGCCAGCTCACCCACGATCAAGCACCGCAATCAATTTTTGTAAACGCCATTCAATGTGTAGCAACGGACGAGTGGCAATGCGGCCGTTATCACAGGCGGGCGTTACCTATCCTTTCCGTTGCTCTTTTCCTCTATAAACTGACGCCGAGCCTCTTCGCTGACCCGCCGCCGAGCTTCGACGCGCTGGCTCCTCGCTGCACCTCCAACCCGACCGCGCTCGCCTACGGCTTCACGTGTTCGCGCGGTGCTAAGGCCTCGCCTCCCAGCCGTCCACAACCCCCGGAACCCGATGTCGGCTGGCCGCTGTGCGCGTCCTGCCCTGTGCGCTGCTTGTGTGTGCTGCTGCAGACTGGGTGGAGGCCGCACCTGGGCGTGTCGCGTCCCTGCCGTGCCGCTGCCCCGCAGCCGTGCGTGCCCAGCAGCCGCATGCAGACCACAGCCGTGTGCTGCTATGTGTGCGCGCCCTGTCGTCCGATGCCACCCTTCGGAGGAGATCGCCGAGGAGGTCACCGCCGAGCCCCCCTCCTCTCTTCCGGCTGGCTGAAGCACCGCTGGCCGGAGCTCCTTGCTGCAGCAATGGCAGCATGCATGCGTGCTTGCATGCAGTCtaaag atCTTGTGAGCAGATTATGGCGTTTATAG